One Methylomarinovum tepidoasis DNA window includes the following coding sequences:
- a CDS encoding PstS family phosphate ABC transporter substrate-binding protein: protein MRHCGRCFVLTILLGWIILEPAASARPLRLVTEPLLAPVAAAWIEPRPDASRQTANALTAVQTLIQGRADAVAIARPLTPAERRLLPRPVLSLPVGLDGIALYVRRDAPLQSLSLGVLERLFFATNRCHPTAPPVSLARRFGLAAATARHFQFSAQVGCGRPLAGAVAQLPGDRDVIDAVAATPGAIGFASASLAPAKGVRALALARRPDGRPVPPNRITLGQGRYPLTHYLYLHFYADRQEAVELARHALSPPGQHVLARRFTALPNPLRIKALQRLTAPGTH from the coding sequence ATGAGGCACTGCGGACGCTGTTTCGTCCTGACCATTCTGCTCGGCTGGATAATCCTGGAGCCGGCGGCAAGCGCCCGACCCCTGCGGCTAGTGACGGAACCGCTGCTGGCGCCCGTCGCTGCCGCCTGGATCGAACCCCGACCCGACGCCAGCCGCCAGACCGCCAACGCCCTGACGGCCGTCCAGACCCTGATCCAGGGACGTGCCGATGCCGTCGCCATCGCCCGGCCGCTGACGCCGGCGGAGCGGCGGCTGCTGCCCAGGCCGGTGCTGTCGCTGCCCGTCGGTCTCGACGGCATCGCCCTCTACGTACGCCGCGACGCTCCCCTGCAATCCCTGAGCCTGGGGGTGCTGGAACGCCTGTTCTTCGCCACCAACCGTTGCCATCCTACCGCGCCGCCTGTCTCCCTGGCCCGACGTTTCGGACTGGCGGCGGCGACCGCCCGGCACTTTCAATTCAGCGCGCAGGTCGGCTGTGGCAGGCCGCTTGCCGGCGCTGTCGCACAGCTGCCAGGAGACAGGGACGTGATCGATGCCGTGGCGGCCACCCCCGGGGCCATCGGTTTCGCCAGCGCCAGCCTGGCACCGGCGAAGGGCGTCCGGGCCCTGGCGCTGGCACGCCGTCCCGACGGGCGGCCGGTCCCGCCGAACCGCATCACCCTGGGGCAGGGGCGCTATCCGCTGACCCACTACCTCTATCTTCACTTTTATGCGGATCGGCAGGAAGCCGTCGAACTGGCCAGGCACGCCCTGTCACCGCCCGGCCAGCACGTGCTGGCGCGCCGCTTCACAGCCCTGCCCAATCCGCTCAGGATCAAGGCGTTGCAGAGACTGACCGCGCCCGGCACCCATTGA
- the phoR gene encoding phosphate regulon sensor histidine kinase PhoR — MNALLWRTEGPIVFWGLLAALLVGWLEQRLFLTLAVFLLLYLGRHLYYAAQLLAWLNDRKTELPDGNGVWSEIFHRQRLLQRRHQRRKRRLGKMLKRFRQATEALPDATVVLDEDFIIEWFNPVAAQLLDLRRRDIGIRIDALLRSPRFIDHLEARRFDRPVTLPAPGDERLQLEIRIVPYTADHYLLIAQDVTQIRLLERQRRDFVAHASHELRTPITVLKGYLETLMDSGAVTESLRPVLPRMDEQIRRLQHLIDDLLYLSRLETDRCQVSHDRSVEVAAILEDICHDAAHLRTETAPIRLEIESSARLLGNGQELRSAFSNLVVNAVHYTQPEGKITVRWYDDGDQACLEVTDTGPGIPAEHLPRLTERFYRVPEADARNPTGTGLGLAIVKHVLNRHGSHLEIESEVGRGSVFRCRFPSARVQR; from the coding sequence TTGAACGCCCTGCTCTGGCGCACGGAAGGCCCGATCGTTTTCTGGGGATTGCTGGCGGCGCTGCTGGTCGGCTGGCTCGAGCAGCGTCTCTTCCTCACCCTGGCGGTCTTCTTGCTTCTCTACCTGGGCCGTCATCTGTACTATGCCGCCCAGCTGCTGGCCTGGCTGAACGACCGCAAGACCGAACTTCCCGACGGCAACGGCGTCTGGAGCGAAATCTTCCACCGGCAACGGTTGCTGCAACGCCGCCACCAGCGACGCAAGCGCCGCCTGGGGAAAATGCTCAAACGCTTTCGCCAAGCCACCGAGGCGTTACCGGACGCCACCGTGGTGCTGGACGAAGACTTCATCATCGAATGGTTCAACCCCGTCGCCGCCCAATTGTTGGATCTGAGGCGCCGGGACATCGGCATCCGAATCGACGCGCTGCTGCGTTCACCGCGGTTCATCGACCACCTTGAGGCCCGCCGTTTCGACCGGCCGGTCACCCTGCCTGCACCCGGCGACGAACGCCTGCAACTGGAGATCCGCATCGTTCCCTATACCGCCGATCACTATCTGCTCATCGCCCAGGACGTCACCCAGATCCGGCTCCTGGAGCGGCAGCGACGGGATTTCGTCGCCCACGCCTCCCACGAACTGCGCACGCCGATCACAGTGCTCAAAGGCTATCTGGAAACCCTCATGGACAGCGGGGCGGTAACCGAATCCCTGCGCCCGGTGCTGCCGCGCATGGACGAACAAATCCGCCGGCTTCAGCATCTGATCGACGACCTCCTCTACTTGAGCCGACTGGAAACCGATCGCTGCCAGGTCAGCCACGATCGCTCCGTCGAAGTGGCGGCGATACTCGAAGACATTTGCCACGACGCCGCCCACCTCCGGACCGAAACCGCCCCCATCCGTCTTGAGATCGAATCTTCCGCCCGTCTCCTCGGCAACGGGCAGGAGCTGCGCAGCGCCTTTTCCAACCTGGTGGTCAACGCGGTCCACTACACCCAGCCGGAAGGGAAAATCACGGTCCGCTGGTACGACGACGGTGATCAGGCCTGCCTGGAAGTCACCGATACCGGCCCCGGCATCCCGGCCGAACATCTGCCGCGGCTGACCGAGCGTTTCTACCGGGTCCCGGAGGCCGATGCCCGCAATCCGACCGGAACCGGCCTGGGTCTGGCGATCGTCAAGCACGTGCTCAACCGCCACGGCAGCCATTTGGAAATCGAAAGTGAAGTCGGGCGGGGCAGCGTGTTCCGTTGCCGCTTTCCCTCCGCCCGGGTGCAGCGATGA
- a CDS encoding c-type cytochrome, whose amino-acid sequence MSAAAKEKAAQCAGCHGEAGKGAMPVFPKLAGQNFKYLSNQLRQFKDGTRQVAAMNAIAAALSDDDIAELSAYFAAQKPEPEAGEPDPQGERIYRFGIAEKKVPACSACHGPEGQGNAPAGFPLLKGQFAAYTVKALTDYAKGARSGEKAPMRQIAARLTEDEMKAVAAYIATLK is encoded by the coding sequence GTGTCGGCGGCCGCGAAGGAAAAAGCGGCCCAGTGCGCCGGTTGCCACGGCGAGGCCGGAAAGGGGGCGATGCCGGTATTTCCCAAGTTGGCAGGACAGAATTTCAAATATCTGAGCAACCAGTTGCGTCAGTTCAAGGACGGCACCCGGCAGGTGGCGGCGATGAACGCCATCGCCGCCGCTTTGAGCGATGACGACATCGCCGAACTGAGCGCCTATTTCGCGGCGCAAAAACCCGAGCCGGAAGCAGGGGAGCCCGATCCGCAAGGGGAGCGGATCTACCGTTTCGGGATCGCGGAGAAAAAGGTTCCCGCCTGCAGCGCCTGCCACGGCCCGGAGGGACAGGGCAACGCGCCCGCCGGTTTCCCGCTGCTGAAGGGACAATTTGCCGCCTACACGGTCAAAGCATTGACCGATTACGCCAAGGGCGCACGTAGTGGCGAGAAAGCACCGATGCGCCAGATCGCCGCCCGCCTGACCGAGGATGAAATGAAAGCGGTGGCGGCCTACATCGCCACCTTGAAGTGA
- the yihA gene encoding ribosome biogenesis GTP-binding protein YihA/YsxC translates to MNPLYHRARFLLGTLDFARDVPDAGFEVAFAGRSNAGKSSALNVITHQKSLARTSKTPGRTQQLVFFEIDEKRRLVDLPGYGYAKVSGKTQQRWRQALEDYLRSRRCLKGVFLMMDIRHPLTEFDRRMIAWCGYYDLPLHILLTKADKLKYGRAKSTLLQVEKALAESPIQPSVQLFSAPKRLGVDEAHAVLDRWLETEDKKNPEAKGERLRGQSGSGLGEPERLATHKGGNE, encoded by the coding sequence ATGAATCCGCTTTACCACCGCGCCCGCTTTCTCCTCGGCACCCTGGATTTCGCCCGCGACGTCCCCGATGCGGGCTTCGAAGTCGCCTTCGCCGGCCGTTCCAATGCGGGCAAGTCCAGCGCCCTCAACGTCATCACCCACCAAAAGTCCCTGGCCCGCACCAGCAAGACACCGGGCCGGACCCAGCAACTAGTGTTCTTCGAGATCGACGAAAAGCGGCGGCTGGTGGACCTTCCCGGCTACGGCTACGCCAAGGTGTCGGGCAAGACGCAGCAACGCTGGCGCCAAGCGCTGGAGGACTATCTACGCTCGCGCCGGTGCCTCAAGGGGGTGTTCCTGATGATGGACATCCGCCATCCCCTCACCGAGTTCGATCGGCGCATGATCGCGTGGTGCGGCTACTACGACCTGCCGCTGCACATCCTGCTCACCAAGGCGGACAAACTCAAGTACGGCAGGGCCAAAAGCACGTTGCTGCAGGTGGAAAAGGCCTTGGCCGAATCACCGATCCAGCCGAGCGTGCAACTGTTCTCCGCGCCCAAGCGCTTAGGGGTGGACGAGGCCCATGCGGTGCTGGACCGCTGGCTGGAAACCGAAGACAAAAAAAACCCCGAAGCCAAGGGGGAGAGGCTTCGGGGTCAGTCAGGCTCCGGCTTGGGGGAACCGGAGCGGCTCGCTACTCATAAGGGAGGAAATGAGTAG
- a CDS encoding DUF4126 domain-containing protein: METLDQITQTLALSMGAAWASGLNLYATLLALGILAQTGNLQLPPDLQILANPLVIGAAGFMYLVEFVADKTPGVDTGWDSLHTFIRIPAGAMLAAGAIGDLNPAVELAAAIVGGGIAAGTHATKMSTRMLINTSPEPFSNWTASVAEDIAVFAGIWASLRHPWLFLGLLLAFILLMIWLLPRLWAAIRAVLAWLGRKFGGTPAAPPRDDTG; encoded by the coding sequence ATGGAAACCCTAGACCAGATCACCCAGACCCTGGCCCTGTCCATGGGCGCCGCCTGGGCCAGCGGCCTCAATCTGTACGCCACTCTGCTGGCGCTCGGCATCCTGGCCCAGACCGGCAACCTGCAGCTGCCGCCGGATCTGCAGATCCTCGCCAATCCGCTGGTCATCGGCGCCGCCGGGTTCATGTACCTGGTGGAATTCGTCGCCGACAAAACCCCCGGCGTCGACACCGGCTGGGACAGCCTGCACACCTTCATCCGCATTCCCGCCGGCGCCATGCTCGCGGCCGGCGCCATCGGCGACCTCAACCCCGCGGTGGAACTGGCGGCGGCGATCGTCGGCGGGGGAATCGCCGCCGGCACCCACGCCACCAAGATGAGCACCCGAATGCTCATCAACACCTCCCCCGAGCCTTTCAGCAACTGGACCGCCTCGGTGGCCGAAGACATAGCGGTCTTTGCCGGAATCTGGGCCTCGCTGCGCCACCCCTGGCTGTTTCTGGGGCTGCTGCTGGCCTTCATCCTGCTGATGATCTGGCTGCTGCCCAGGTTGTGGGCGGCGATCCGGGCCGTGCTCGCCTGGCTGGGGCGGAAGTTCGGGGGCACGCCGGCGGCGCCGCCCCGGGACGATACCGGCTAA
- a CDS encoding thiol:disulfide interchange protein DsbA/DsbL has translation MKAMLRILFAGWLLLVALPAFAKPYLELDPPKATEDPGRVEVIEFFWYGCPHCYRFDPYLEAWRKKQPADVVFKRQPAIFGPHWAPQARAYFTAEVLGVVDKIHKDFFDAMHRQKKRMAEEEELAEFFAAHGVDKDTFKNTFHSFMVDMKMRQAEAMAPEYGITGVPALVVNGKYLITGRTAGGFEDMIKVLDQLVAQERQKLATAKP, from the coding sequence ATGAAAGCGATGCTTCGAATCTTGTTCGCCGGCTGGCTGTTGCTGGTGGCGTTGCCGGCCTTCGCCAAGCCGTATCTCGAGCTCGATCCCCCCAAGGCCACCGAGGACCCGGGCAGGGTGGAGGTGATCGAATTTTTCTGGTACGGCTGTCCTCACTGTTACCGCTTTGACCCTTATCTCGAAGCCTGGCGCAAGAAACAGCCTGCCGACGTGGTGTTCAAGCGCCAGCCAGCGATCTTCGGTCCCCACTGGGCGCCGCAGGCCAGGGCCTATTTCACCGCCGAGGTCCTGGGGGTGGTGGACAAGATCCACAAGGATTTCTTCGACGCCATGCACAGGCAGAAAAAGCGCATGGCCGAGGAGGAAGAACTGGCGGAATTCTTCGCCGCCCACGGCGTGGACAAGGACACTTTCAAAAACACCTTCCATTCCTTCATGGTGGACATGAAAATGCGCCAGGCCGAGGCCATGGCGCCCGAATACGGCATCACCGGAGTGCCGGCGCTGGTGGTCAACGGCAAATACCTGATCACCGGCCGTACCGCCGGCGGCTTCGAGGACATGATCAAAGTGCTCGATCAGCTGGTGGCCCAGGAACGCCAGAAGCTGGCCACCGCCAAGCCCTGA
- a CDS encoding endonuclease/exonuclease/phosphatase family protein, whose amino-acid sequence MPTLRLASFNVQTGIHTRRFEDYLLKSWQHLWPCEHRFANLARIADFLRPFDIVGLQEVDGGGARSQYVVQAEYLARQAEFPFWYNQVNRRFGRLALHSNGLLSRIPPGSVYTTSLPGLPGRGALLARFGEGESALHVAVVHLALGARTRSRQLDFIAERLQGLRHVVVMGDLNCDPRSRSLRRFLGRTGLRSPESAPTFPSWRPQRQIDHILVSPTLEVNWMQAFDFVCSDHLPVGAEIFIPETVSALAA is encoded by the coding sequence ATGCCGACCCTGCGGCTGGCCAGCTTCAACGTCCAGACCGGCATCCACACCCGCCGGTTCGAGGACTATCTGCTCAAAAGCTGGCAGCACCTGTGGCCCTGCGAACACCGTTTCGCCAATCTGGCGCGTATCGCCGACTTCCTGCGGCCTTTCGACATCGTCGGGCTGCAGGAGGTCGACGGCGGTGGTGCCCGCAGCCAGTACGTGGTCCAGGCCGAATACCTGGCCCGCCAGGCGGAGTTTCCTTTCTGGTACAACCAGGTCAACCGCCGCTTCGGTCGTTTGGCTCTGCACAGCAACGGGCTGCTCAGCCGGATTCCCCCCGGTTCTGTCTATACCACCTCGCTGCCGGGGCTTCCGGGGCGGGGGGCGTTGCTGGCGCGTTTCGGGGAAGGGGAGAGCGCCCTGCATGTGGCGGTGGTACATTTGGCGCTGGGCGCCAGAACCCGGTCACGCCAGCTCGATTTCATCGCCGAGCGGCTCCAGGGTCTGCGGCACGTGGTCGTCATGGGCGATCTCAATTGCGACCCCCGTTCCCGCAGCCTGCGGCGTTTTCTGGGCCGCACCGGGCTGCGGTCCCCGGAATCGGCGCCGACTTTCCCTAGCTGGCGCCCGCAACGTCAGATCGATCACATTCTCGTCAGTCCCACCTTGGAGGTGAACTGGATGCAGGCGTTCGATTTCGTCTGCTCCGATCATCTGCCGGTGGGGGCCGAGATCTTTATCCCGGAAACCGTTTCGGCGCTGGCGGCATGA
- a CDS encoding GGDEF domain-containing protein: MTETNPWKQKAVDLARELDEQQALQARNEKRLARALIRLTLAYEGCRPAADPGLAQLREILRKGILNQHRLKQVDALTEQILRHGQEETDGAPPSWQQEVIAFLYECAPDERERQRLEALAGKAFPDGAALRDALRDLFAAPPRSPWQRLGEWFGGRRRRESDGIASLQRQLLGLLAEIEIPPDLAEAGERLTGVLTQEGAVAEALEGTAELLNAINARLQQEQAAIESFLEQLSGKLQTLESQTLDVSELLLGEGGDWNEKLSIHVDHLRLHTLRETDLESLKQAVAERLDILSAQLQAFREAEQSRNQTAERQIAELTRRLRELEQEAEDLRQRLRLAHHQALHDPLTGLPNRQAVDERLVQEFARWRRFGEPFSLLLWDVDHFKRINDRFGHQAGDKALRVVAQVLRKGIREVDFVGRYGGEEFLMLLPETGREGALKLAEKLRRAVKECGFNSRGKPVPITISCGLTQVQENDTPESLIERADQALYEAKERGRDRCIAR; the protein is encoded by the coding sequence ATGACGGAAACCAACCCCTGGAAGCAGAAGGCCGTCGATCTGGCCCGGGAGCTCGATGAACAGCAGGCCCTGCAGGCGCGTAACGAAAAGCGCCTGGCCAGGGCCCTGATCCGGCTGACGCTGGCCTACGAGGGCTGCCGGCCGGCGGCCGATCCCGGATTGGCGCAATTGCGGGAGATTCTGCGCAAAGGGATTTTGAATCAGCACCGTCTGAAACAGGTCGATGCCCTGACCGAGCAGATCCTGCGTCATGGACAAGAGGAAACGGATGGAGCCCCTCCTTCCTGGCAGCAGGAAGTGATCGCTTTCCTGTACGAGTGCGCCCCTGACGAGCGCGAACGCCAGCGCCTCGAGGCGTTGGCCGGCAAGGCATTTCCCGATGGCGCTGCATTGCGCGATGCCCTGCGTGACCTGTTCGCCGCCCCGCCCAGATCCCCCTGGCAGCGGCTGGGGGAATGGTTCGGGGGCCGCAGACGCCGGGAAAGCGACGGTATCGCTTCGTTGCAGCGCCAGCTGCTGGGATTGCTTGCGGAGATCGAGATTCCCCCCGATCTGGCCGAGGCGGGAGAACGCCTGACCGGGGTGTTGACGCAAGAGGGAGCGGTCGCCGAAGCCTTGGAGGGAACCGCCGAACTGCTCAACGCCATCAACGCACGGCTGCAGCAGGAACAGGCGGCGATCGAGAGCTTCCTCGAACAGCTGAGCGGCAAGCTGCAAACCCTCGAATCCCAAACCCTGGACGTGAGCGAGCTGCTGCTGGGGGAAGGGGGGGACTGGAACGAGAAACTGTCCATTCATGTGGACCACCTGCGGCTGCACACCCTGCGGGAAACCGACCTGGAATCTCTCAAGCAGGCGGTGGCCGAACGTCTCGACATCCTGAGCGCACAGCTGCAGGCGTTTCGCGAGGCGGAGCAAAGCCGCAACCAGACGGCCGAGCGTCAGATCGCCGAGTTGACCCGGCGCCTGCGGGAACTGGAACAGGAAGCGGAAGATCTGCGTCAGCGCCTGCGCCTGGCTCATCATCAGGCACTGCATGATCCGCTCACCGGCCTGCCGAACCGTCAGGCGGTCGATGAGCGCCTGGTGCAGGAATTTGCCCGCTGGCGCCGCTTCGGAGAGCCTTTCAGCCTGCTGCTCTGGGATGTGGACCATTTCAAGCGCATCAATGACCGTTTCGGCCATCAGGCCGGCGACAAGGCGCTGCGGGTGGTGGCCCAGGTGTTGCGGAAGGGAATCCGCGAGGTGGACTTCGTCGGCCGCTACGGCGGCGAGGAATTCCTCATGTTGTTGCCGGAAACCGGGCGCGAGGGTGCGCTCAAGCTGGCCGAGAAACTGCGTCGGGCCGTGAAGGAATGCGGCTTCAACAGCCGCGGCAAGCCGGTGCCGATCACCATCTCCTGCGGCCTGACCCAGGTGCAGGAGAACGATACCCCCGAAAGCCTGATCGAGCGTGCCGATCAGGCGCTCTACGAGGCCAAGGAACGCGGCCGCGACCGTTGCATCGCCCGTTAG